The DNA window GGTGGCCGCACGCCATGACGCGCATGTGTTTTCTTCGCTCCAGGAACTAATGGATGTCTGTGATGCCGCCAGCGTGGTGGTTCCCACCGATTTGCACAGGGACGTGGCAGGGGAAATGCTGCAGAAGGGCCTGCACCTGTTAGTTGAAAAACCGATTGCCGCCACCACGCAGGAGGCCGAAGAACTGGTTCAGTTGGCAGAAGAAAACAATTGTCTGCTACAGGTTGGCCATGTGGAACGATTTAATCCTGTTTTGAGCTTCTTGGAACATCACAAAAGCATTCCTCGTTTTATCGAGGCCCATCGCTTGGCTCCCTATCCACCGCAACGTCCGGGACGTCCGCCCCGTGGAACCGAAGTGAGTGTTGTGCTTGATCTGATGATTCATGATCTGGAAGTGATATTGCATCTGGTGGATTCCAGAGTCGCAGAGGTTCGGGCTGTGGGGGTGCCCGTACTGAGTCCTACAGAAGATATTTCCAATGTCCGGTTGTCCTTCGAAAATGGTTGCGTAGCCAATATCACGGCTAGCCGTATTAGCCCGGATCGTATGCGGAAGATTCGTGTGTTTTTCGAGGATGCGTATGTGTCACTGGATTATCAGAATCAGGAAGGTAAAATGGTGACACGTACAGCCGACGGCATTGCACCAGAAGATGTCCCCATCGAAAAAGGAGAGCCGCTGGCACTGGAACTGACGTCCTTCATACGTGCCGTCCAAGGCAAAAATGATCTGGTAGTAAGCGGTGCTCATGCTGCCGAGGCACTAAAGTTGGCGGTGACCATTATCAATATGATTAAAAAGGGTGCCTCT is part of the Spartobacteria bacterium genome and encodes:
- a CDS encoding Gfo/Idh/MocA family oxidoreductase encodes the protein MTGRKMKVGVVGVGALGQHHARIFSEMAEAELMGIYDVDQEAAAMVAARHDAHVFSSLQELMDVCDAASVVVPTDLHRDVAGEMLQKGLHLLVEKPIAATTQEAEELVQLAEENNCLLQVGHVERFNPVLSFLEHHKSIPRFIEAHRLAPYPPQRPGRPPRGTEVSVVLDLMIHDLEVILHLVDSRVAEVRAVGVPVLSPTEDISNVRLSFENGCVANITASRISPDRMRKIRVFFEDAYVSLDYQNQEGKMVTRTADGIAPEDVPIEKGEPLALELTSFIRAVQGKNDLVVSGAHAAEALKLAVTIINMIKKGAS